Proteins from a genomic interval of Mycolicibacterium grossiae:
- a CDS encoding 1,4-alpha-glucan branching protein domain-containing protein — translation MTDAGSAAVPGQFTLVLHTHLPWLAHHGRWPVGEEWLYQSWAASYLPLLRVFRTLAAEGRSHLVTLGMTPVVCAQLDDPYCLDGMHHWLANWELRAREAATRRGAGGTGYAAAQSIRAFGETERRHAEEALDDFAVAWRHGGSPLLRSLIDAGTLELLGGPLSHPFQPLLDPRLREFALREGLADAGLRFAHTPGGIWAPECAYAPGLEQDYAAAGVTHFMVDGPSLHGDTALGRPVGTSDVVAFGRDLRVSYRVWSPKSGYPGHAAYRDFHTYDHVTGLKPARVTGRTVPSEDKAPYDPARADAAIDLHVADFVDVVRRRLVAESERLGRPAHVIAAFDTELFGHWWYEGPVWLERVLRALPEAGVRVGTLSDAMVDGYVGSSVDLPPSSWGSGKDWQVWSGEQVADLVALNREVVDTALAAVDKTLAQNAGSTTARNPVADQILRETLLTVSSDWPFMVSKDTAAEYARYRAHLHAHATREIADALAAGRRGHAERLAAGWNQADGLFGALDARRLPR, via the coding sequence GTGACTGACGCCGGGTCGGCGGCGGTACCCGGCCAGTTCACCCTGGTACTGCACACCCACCTTCCGTGGCTGGCGCACCACGGCCGATGGCCGGTCGGCGAGGAGTGGTTGTACCAGTCGTGGGCGGCCTCGTACCTGCCGCTGCTGCGGGTCTTCCGGACGCTCGCCGCCGAGGGGCGCAGCCACCTCGTCACGCTCGGGATGACGCCGGTGGTCTGCGCTCAGCTCGACGACCCGTACTGCCTCGACGGCATGCACCACTGGCTGGCCAACTGGGAGCTGCGGGCGCGCGAGGCGGCCACCCGGCGCGGGGCCGGGGGCACGGGTTACGCTGCGGCGCAGTCCATTCGGGCCTTCGGGGAAACCGAGCGCCGGCACGCCGAGGAGGCGCTCGACGACTTCGCCGTCGCCTGGCGGCACGGCGGGAGTCCCCTGCTGCGCAGCCTGATCGACGCGGGCACGCTCGAATTGCTCGGTGGCCCACTGTCGCACCCCTTCCAGCCGCTGCTCGACCCCCGCCTGCGGGAGTTCGCGCTGCGCGAGGGCCTCGCCGACGCCGGCCTGCGCTTCGCGCACACCCCCGGCGGCATCTGGGCACCGGAGTGCGCCTACGCCCCCGGACTCGAGCAGGACTACGCCGCCGCCGGGGTCACCCACTTCATGGTCGACGGCCCGTCGCTGCACGGCGACACCGCACTCGGCCGCCCGGTCGGCACGTCCGACGTCGTCGCCTTCGGCCGCGATCTGCGGGTGAGTTACCGCGTCTGGTCGCCGAAGTCGGGCTACCCCGGACACGCCGCCTACCGCGACTTCCACACCTACGACCACGTCACCGGGCTCAAGCCGGCCCGCGTGACGGGACGCACCGTCCCATCGGAGGACAAGGCGCCGTACGACCCCGCTCGCGCCGACGCCGCGATCGACCTCCACGTCGCCGACTTCGTCGACGTGGTGCGGCGACGCCTCGTCGCGGAGTCCGAGCGCCTCGGCAGACCCGCCCACGTGATCGCCGCCTTCGACACCGAACTGTTCGGGCACTGGTGGTACGAGGGCCCGGTGTGGCTCGAACGCGTGCTGCGGGCGCTTCCCGAGGCGGGCGTGCGGGTCGGCACGCTGTCGGACGCCATGGTCGACGGCTACGTGGGCTCGTCGGTCGACCTGCCGCCGAGTTCCTGGGGGTCGGGCAAGGACTGGCAGGTCTGGTCCGGCGAGCAGGTCGCCGACCTGGTGGCGCTCAACCGCGAGGTCGTCGACACCGCACTGGCCGCCGTGGACAAGACCCTCGCCCAGAACGCCGGCAGCACGACTGCGCGCAACCCGGTGGCCGACCAGATCCTGCGCGAGACGCTGCTCACGGTCTCGAGCGACTGGCCGTTCATGGTCAGCAAGGACACCGCCGCCGAGTACGCGCGCTACCGCGCCCACCTGCACGCGCACGCGACCCGCGAGATCGCCGACGCGCTCGCGGCGGGCCGCCGCGGGCACGCCGAACGCCTTGCGGCGGGATGGAATCAGGCCGACGGACTCTTCGGGGCGCTGGACGCCAGGAGGCTGCCGCGGTGA